In the genome of Acidobacteriota bacterium, one region contains:
- a CDS encoding galactose mutarotase, producing MRDSANNKRLIIVLALGAVLALGAGFQNKPKSKAAIKQEAFGQLPDGTPVELFTLTNRNGMEARITNYGGILVSLKTADRSGQFADVVLGYGTLAAYVKRNPMFGALVGRYAGRIAKAKFMLNGTEYQLARNSGENHIHGGPKGFDKQVWQAKPITRKDGVALELSYLSKDGEEGYPGNLAVTVTYTLTNDNALRLDYGATTDKDTVLNLTNHSYFNLAGAGDVLRHEIIIAADRFTVGDDKLIPTGEVRAVNGTPLDFRQMTAIGARINDSYEQIKLARGYDHNYVLNHKPGVLGLAAKVSDPASGRLMEVYTTEPGVVFYTSNGFNGSLIGKGGQAYVKHAGFCLEMQHFPDSPHHPEFPSTVLKKGAKYQATTVFKFSEK from the coding sequence ATGAGAGATTCAGCAAATAACAAAAGATTGATAATCGTGCTCGCGCTAGGCGCTGTACTGGCGCTCGGCGCAGGCTTTCAGAACAAACCCAAAAGCAAAGCCGCGATCAAGCAAGAAGCTTTCGGCCAACTCCCCGACGGCACGCCCGTTGAACTGTTCACGCTGACCAACCGCAACGGCATGGAAGCGCGCATCACCAATTACGGCGGCATCCTCGTCTCGCTCAAAACGGCGGATCGCAGCGGGCAATTCGCCGACGTGGTGTTGGGTTATGGCACGCTGGCGGCGTATGTGAAACGCAACCCGATGTTCGGCGCGCTGGTGGGCCGCTATGCCGGACGCATCGCCAAAGCCAAATTCATGCTGAACGGCACGGAATACCAACTGGCGCGCAACAGCGGCGAAAACCACATCCACGGCGGGCCGAAAGGCTTCGACAAACAGGTGTGGCAGGCGAAACCGATCACCCGCAAAGATGGCGTCGCGTTGGAGCTGAGTTACTTGAGCAAAGATGGCGAGGAAGGCTACCCCGGCAATCTGGCGGTCACGGTGACCTACACGCTGACCAATGACAATGCCTTGCGGCTGGATTACGGCGCGACGACGGATAAGGACACGGTGCTCAACCTGACCAATCATTCCTATTTCAATCTGGCTGGCGCGGGCGATGTGTTGCGCCACGAAATCATAATCGCTGCCGACCGCTTCACGGTTGGGGATGACAAGCTGATTCCGACCGGCGAAGTGCGCGCGGTCAACGGCACGCCGCTCGACTTCCGGCAAATGACGGCGATTGGGGCGCGCATCAATGATTCGTATGAGCAGATCAAGTTGGCACGCGGCTACGATCACAACTACGTGCTGAATCACAAACCGGGTGTGCTGGGGCTGGCGGCGAAAGTAAGCGACCCCGCGTCAGGTCGCCTGATGGAAGTCTATACGACCGAGCCGGGCGTAGTCTTTTACACGAGCAATGGATTCAACGGCAGTCTCATTGGCAAAGGCGGCCAAGCCTATGTGAAGCACGCGGGTTTCTGTTTAGAGATGCAGCATTTCCCCGATTCGCCGCACCATCCTGAGTTCCCTTCGACGGTGCTCAAAAAGGGCGCGAAATATCAGGCGACGACGGTCTTCAAGTTTTCGGAGAAGTAG